The Streptomyces sp. NBC_00569 genomic sequence TGGCTGGGTCCAGGGGTTCCAGCGGAGCTGGTTCATCAGCTCGCCGGTGTCCGGGTTGCGGACCGTGTAGCCGGGCAGGCCATGCGCTCCGGGCGGCAGGCCCGTACCGACGGAGGCGAGCGAGGTCGCGGTGGTCGCCGGGTAGCCCGCGGTGATCGGGCGGCCGGTGCCGCCGCGCGAGGAGGCGAGGAGCGAGGTCAGGAACGGGGCCTCGTCCGGGTGGGCCTGGAGCTGCTCCCAGCCGAGCCCGTCGATCAGGAACACGCACGCGCGGTCGGCGGGTGCGAGCTCGGGTATCGCAGGAGCGCAGCCGGGGACGCCCAGGTGGGAGCCGAGGGTGGGCAGCAGGTCGGCGAGGGAGCCGGCGCCGTACTCGGGCACAGGGGCGGACCGGACGGCGAGAGGCTCTACGTCGTCCCAGGCGGGCGTGGCCATCAGCGCGCTGTCGCCGCGGTCGCCTCGGACAGGGACTGGGCGAAGGCGAGGGTCTGACGGACGGTGTCCGGGCCGTCCCCGGTCTCGCTGACGCGCAGGCTCAGGTCGTCGGCGGTCGAGCTGCCCGTGTACCCGTGGTCCGCCTCGCAATTGGGGTCGCCGCAGGCCGCGGGCTCCAGGTCGATGCGGGCGACGGCACCCCAGCCGATGGTCAGGACGACCTCGCGGGGCAGGGCGCCCGGGACGTACTTCTCCGGGTTGGCGACGACGCGGCTCAGCACGACCGACGAGATCCGGCCGAGCTTCACGGATTCGGTGGACGTCGTGGCGTACGGCGTCGGCGACGTGGTGTCGGCGGCCTGCTCGTCGGTGTGGCTGACGATGAAGCGGGTGCCGGTGAGGACGAGCACGGTGACGTGCCTGCGCACCTCGTTCGAGTCGAAGGTGGTCTCCTGGTGGACCAGATACGACCCGATGGGTTCGCCGCCGACCGCGGCCTCCACCGCCTCGGCCACGAGGGCCGGGTAGTAGCCGCTGCGCTCGATCGCCGCGCGGAGCCCTTGGGTCGTCGTACTGGTCTTGGCCATGAGGTCCATCCTAAAGCCCGGCGGGGGGCTCGCGGTGCGCCTGTGGACGGGTGCGGAAAACACCCGTATGTGGGGCTCGTCTCACGCGGTCCGCTCAGTACGCGGGCAAGGTGCGCGGGCCGAGGTCGTCGCGGGCGGGTGGCGGGGCGAGCCGTATCGAGGCGCCGAGGACCGAGAGGCCGCTCTGGGCGACGACGACGGGCTCCAGGGAGACGGCGACGACCTCGGGATGGTCGTCCACGAGCCGCGAGACCCGTTGCAGCACCTCTTCGAGCGCGGCCGTGTCGACCGGTGCGGAGCCGCGCCAGCCGAAGAGCAGGGGTGCTGTCTTGATGCCCCGGACGATCGACTGGGCGTCCCGGTCGGTGACCGGAATCAGCCGGTGGGCGGTATCGCCCAGCAGCTCGGACGCGGCGCCCGCGAGTCCGAAGGAGAGCACCGCGCCGGCGGCCGGGTCGATGACCGCGCGGACGACGGTGTCGACGCCGCGGGGTGCCATGGCCTGGACGACGGGCCGCAGCTCCTCGGGCTTGCCGAGGGTCTCGGACAGCTCTTCGTACGCGCGGCGCAGCTCCTCCTCGTTCGGCAGGTCGAGGCGTACTCCTCCGAGGTCGGCCCGGTGGCGCAGGTGCGGGGCGGTCGTCTTGAGGGCGACGGGGTAGCCGAGGGTGCGCGCGGCGGCGGCCGCCTCGTCGGGCCCGGGGGCGGGCAGGGTCTGCCGTACGTCGATGCCGTAGCGGGCGAGGAGGGCGCGAGCGTCCTCGGGGGCGAGCTCGGCGCCGCGCGGGTCGTCGTCCTTCGCGAGGAGCGCGGCGATGAGCTCGGCGGCGCCCGTCTCGTCGATGCCGTCGTACTCGGGGACCTTGCCGGGCTCCGCCGCGTCGCGCCGCCACTGGGCGTACTTGACGGCTTCGGAGAGGGCGCGGACGGCGCGCTCGGCGGCGGGGTAGGCGGGGATGAGCGCGGGCGTCGGGGCGGGCTCGTCCACGGGCGGGCGTCCGGCCGGGGGCGCGTCGGAGGTCCTGGCGAGCGCCTTGGGGCCGGTGCTGGTGGCCGCGGAGAGCGCTTCGGCGAGGCCGCCGAGCTCCACGTGCACGACCAGGACGGGCTTGGTGGTGGTGCCGGCCGCGGCCGAACTGAGGGCCTCGGCGAGCACCGCGTCCTCGGCGGTCGACTCCCCCACCGCGGGCATCGCCGTGACGACGACCGCATCGCACTTGTCGTCCGCGAGCGCCTCGGTGAGCGCCGCGTGGAAGTCCTCGGCGGACGCCGCGGTCGTCAGGTCCTTCGGCGGCTTCGGCCGCAGGCCCTCGGCGAGGCAGACGTCGTACGTGAGGAGGCCCAGCGACTCCGAGTTCCCGAGGATCGCCACGCGGGGGCCCGGCGGGAGGGGCTGGCGGGCCAGCAGCAGGCCGGTGTCGACGAGTTCGGTGATGGTGTCCACGCGGATGACACCCGCCTGGCGCAGCAGGGCGGAGACGGTGGCGTACGGCAGGCGCGTGGCGCGGACCGCGTGGCCGAGGGGCGCGATGCCGCTGTGCCGGGCGCCCTGCACCACGACGAGGGGCTTCGCTGCCGCCGTGCGGCGGGCGAGGCGGGTGAACTTGCGCGGGTTGCCGATGGTTTCGAGGTACATCAGGGCGACGTCCGTGTCCGGGTCGTCGTACCAGTACTGGAGTACGTCGTTCCCGGACACGTCCGCGCGGTTGCCGGCGGAGACGAACGTCGACACTCCTGTCACTCCGGTGACGCCGCCACCGCGCCGCTGGAGGCGGGCGAGCAGCGCGATGCCGATGGCCCCGGACTGGGCGAACAGGCCCATGCGGCCGGCGCGCGGCATCTCGGGCGCGAGCGACGCGTTGAGCCGCACCTCGGGCGAGGTGTTGATGACGCCGAAGGCGTTCGGCCCGATGAGGCGCATGCCGTACGAGCGGGCCTGGTGCACCAGTTCGCGCTGGCGGGCGCGGCCCTCGCTGCCGGACTCGGCGTATCCGGCGGAGACCACGACGATCCCCTGCACGCCGCGCTCTCCGCACTCGGCGACGACGTCGGGGACGTACCGCGCGGGGACGGCGACGACGGCGAGGTCGACGGGCTCTGCGGCGTCGATGTCGTGCACGGAGCGGTGCGCGGGGACGCCGTCCAGGTCGTGCAGATCCTCGGGGAACGCCCTGTTCACTGCGTGGAGGCGGCCGGTGAAGCCGGCGTCGCGGAGATTGTCGAGGACGCTGCGGCCGACTCCGCCGGGCGTGCGGCCCACGCCGATGACGGCGACGGAACCGGGGGCGAGGAGCCGGTGCACCGAGCGGGCCTCGGCGCGCTGCTCGCGGGCGCGCTGCACGGCGAGCGAGGCCTCGGTGGGTTCGAGGTCGAACTCCAGGCGGACGACGCCGTCCTCGAAGTGGCGCTTCTGGGTGTATCCGGCGTCCGTGAACACCTTGATCATCTTGGTGTTGGCGGGCAGCACCTCGGCGGCGAAGCGGCGGATCCCGCGCTCGCGGGCGACGGCGGCGATGTGCTCCAGGAGCGCGGACGCGACGCCCCGGCCCTGATGGGCGTCCTGCACGAGGAAGGCGACCTCGGCCTCGTCGGCGGGGGCGGAGGCGGGCATTCCCTGGGCGTTGATGCGGTCGTAGCGTACGGTCGCGATGAACTCGCCGCCCACGGTGGCCGCGAGGCCCACCCGGTCCACGTAGTCGTGATGGGTGAAGCGGTGCACGTCCTTGGCGGACAGGCGCGGGTACGGCGCGAAGAAGCGGTAGTACTTCGACTCGTCGGAGACCTGCTCGTAGAAGCTCGTGAGCCGCTCGGCGTCGTCGATGGTGATGGGCCTGATGCGCGCGGTGCCGCCGTCGCGCAGCACCACGTCTGCTTCCCAGTGGGCGGGGTATGCGTGCCGGTCCGACGGGGTCTGCATGGGCCCAGCGTACGGCGCGGCGGTGACAGTCGTACGGGTCGCGGCGCGACCGGGCCGAAGGCACGCTATGAGGGCCGACGGGCGTGTGCGGACGGTACGTAGGACCCACATCGGGCACGTCCACCGATGTGGGAGACTGGTCTAGACAACCGTGAGAATCCTGAAGGGCAGCATCACATGGCTGAGCGCCGCGTCAACGTCGGCTGGGCCGAGGGCCTCCACGCCCGCCCCGCCTCCATCTTCGTCCGCGCGGCCACGGCGGCCGGCGTCCCCGTGACGATCTCCAAGCTCGACGGCACCCCCGTCAACGCCGCCTCCATGCTCGCGGTGCTCGGCCTGGGCGCCGGCGGCGGCGAGGAGATCGTCCTGGCCTCCGACGTCGAGGGTGCGGACATCGCGCTCGACCGCCTGGCCAAGCTGGTCTCCGAGGGGCTCGAGGAGCTTCCCGAGACCGTCTAGTACGGGCCGGTGCGGGGTCGCTCAGTGTTGCCCCCTACCGGGTTCCTGGATTCTTGGGCGCCGTTTGCTGCTCGCAGAAGATCGCGCCACATAAAGGGTCTGTTCGGATTTTCCGAGCAGACCCTTTATCTTTCTGCGACCCTGTTCTCATAATTTCGGGACAGCAGAAACAGGGCCCTTAAAATGGGCCGCCCTCTTTGTATACGGCGCCTCTGTTAATGCTGAAGCCCCGCCGTGTTGACGGGATGTTGCGAAGTCCTCACATGACCACTCTTACGAGGGGCGCGCAGATGGTGAGCGGCCATCGCGCGCTCCGTGTGCTGCGCCGTGAGCGCCCGCGCGCGCTCCACGTCACCGCGCGCCACGGCGTCCACGATCGCCCCGTGCTCGGCCCAGGAGTCGGCGGGCTGCGCGGGGTGCTCGACGGTGTACATCCACGCGATCTTGTGGCGGAGCTGCGTGAGCATCGTGATCAGCCCCCTGCTGCCGGACGCCTGCGCCAGCGTCTCGTGGAACCATCCGCCCAGCGAGCGCAGATCCTCGCTCTGACCTCGCCGGGAGCGCTCCTGGCCCAGCCTGACCAGGCCTCGCAGCACCTTCAGGTGCGCCTCGGTGCGGCGCTGCGCGGCGCGGGCCGCGGCGAGCGGTTCGAGGAGCATCCGGATCTCCAGCTGGTCCGCCGCCTCCTGCGTGGTGGGTTCGGCGACGCACGCGCCCGCGTGCCTGCGGGTGACGACGAAGCCCTCGGCCTCCAGAGTGCGCAGCGCTTCGCGCACGGGGACGCGGGAGACTCCGTAGCGGCGGGCGAGCACCTCCTCGGTGAGTCTGCCGCCGCGCTCGTGGACACCGGAGACGATGTCGTCGCGGATCGCCGTGCATACCGAGTGCGCCGGAATGCGCATGAACCGACCTCCGCCTTAATCCCCGCGAAACGCGGTTGACAGTCGCTCGTACAGCGCGATTGAAATCCGTTCAGCGCGCCTGCCCGGCGACTCTATTCCAGCGGGCGCGAATTTCCGATGGCAGGCCGTAATCCATGGATATTTTTTGGACAGCGCAGCCGGGGGCGAACGAGCCGCGTCGGTGACGAGCGTGGCCGGTGACGCCGAAAGCCCCGGCTCGGTGAGCCGGGGCTTTCGGTGACGTCGTCGCGACTGCGCGGCGAAGGTCAGACGTTGATGCCGTGCAGGCGCAGGTACGCGACGGGGTCGATGTCCGAGCCGTACTCGGGGCTCGTGCGCGCCTCGAAGTGGAGGTGCGGGCCGGTGACGTTGCCGGTCGCCCCGGAGAGGCCTATCTGCTGCCCCGGGATGACCGTCTGGCCGACGGAGACGCCGATGGACGACAGGTGGCCGTACTGCGTGTACGTGCCGTCGTTCATCTTGATGACGATGTTGTTGCCGTAGGCGCCGCCCCAGCCCGCCTCCACGACGGTGCCCGCGCCCACGGCGTGGACCGAAGTGCCGCTGGCGGCGTGGAAGTCGATGCCGGTGTGGCTGCCGGAGGACCACAGGCCGCTGCTGGCCTTGTACGCGGTCGACACGTACGAGCCGGTGACGGGCATGACGAAGGCGTTCAGGCGCTTGCGCTCGGCC encodes the following:
- a CDS encoding M23 family metallopeptidase codes for the protein MAFTRATGKHRRPSRLTRTTAQVAGVAALTTTGVIGGLAAPALAADDASLEQTGLTKAISIGDSLAEQIDAQAAAQQHAADVAAAKEKAEAAAKKKAEEDRRKAAAKAKAEREAKERAARAAERKRLNAFVMPVTGSYVSTAYKASSGLWSSGSHTGIDFHAASGTSVHAVGAGTVVEAGWGGAYGNNIVIKMNDGTYTQYGHLSSIGVSVGQTVIPGQQIGLSGATGNVTGPHLHFEARTSPEYGSDIDPVAYLRLHGINV
- a CDS encoding HPr family phosphocarrier protein; its protein translation is MAERRVNVGWAEGLHARPASIFVRAATAAGVPVTISKLDGTPVNAASMLAVLGLGAGGGEEIVLASDVEGADIALDRLAKLVSEGLEELPETV
- a CDS encoding DUF5998 family protein; translation: MAKTSTTTQGLRAAIERSGYYPALVAEAVEAAVGGEPIGSYLVHQETTFDSNEVRRHVTVLVLTGTRFIVSHTDEQAADTTSPTPYATTSTESVKLGRISSVVLSRVVANPEKYVPGALPREVVLTIGWGAVARIDLEPAACGDPNCEADHGYTGSSTADDLSLRVSETGDGPDTVRQTLAFAQSLSEATAATAR
- a CDS encoding bifunctional acetate--CoA ligase family protein/GNAT family N-acetyltransferase, producing MQTPSDRHAYPAHWEADVVLRDGGTARIRPITIDDAERLTSFYEQVSDESKYYRFFAPYPRLSAKDVHRFTHHDYVDRVGLAATVGGEFIATVRYDRINAQGMPASAPADEAEVAFLVQDAHQGRGVASALLEHIAAVARERGIRRFAAEVLPANTKMIKVFTDAGYTQKRHFEDGVVRLEFDLEPTEASLAVQRAREQRAEARSVHRLLAPGSVAVIGVGRTPGGVGRSVLDNLRDAGFTGRLHAVNRAFPEDLHDLDGVPAHRSVHDIDAAEPVDLAVVAVPARYVPDVVAECGERGVQGIVVVSAGYAESGSEGRARQRELVHQARSYGMRLIGPNAFGVINTSPEVRLNASLAPEMPRAGRMGLFAQSGAIGIALLARLQRRGGGVTGVTGVSTFVSAGNRADVSGNDVLQYWYDDPDTDVALMYLETIGNPRKFTRLARRTAAAKPLVVVQGARHSGIAPLGHAVRATRLPYATVSALLRQAGVIRVDTITELVDTGLLLARQPLPPGPRVAILGNSESLGLLTYDVCLAEGLRPKPPKDLTTAASAEDFHAALTEALADDKCDAVVVTAMPAVGESTAEDAVLAEALSSAAAGTTTKPVLVVHVELGGLAEALSAATSTGPKALARTSDAPPAGRPPVDEPAPTPALIPAYPAAERAVRALSEAVKYAQWRRDAAEPGKVPEYDGIDETGAAELIAALLAKDDDPRGAELAPEDARALLARYGIDVRQTLPAPGPDEAAAAARTLGYPVALKTTAPHLRHRADLGGVRLDLPNEEELRRAYEELSETLGKPEELRPVVQAMAPRGVDTVVRAVIDPAAGAVLSFGLAGAASELLGDTAHRLIPVTDRDAQSIVRGIKTAPLLFGWRGSAPVDTAALEEVLQRVSRLVDDHPEVVAVSLEPVVVAQSGLSVLGASIRLAPPPARDDLGPRTLPAY
- a CDS encoding GntR family transcriptional regulator, whose protein sequence is MRIPAHSVCTAIRDDIVSGVHERGGRLTEEVLARRYGVSRVPVREALRTLEAEGFVVTRRHAGACVAEPTTQEAADQLEIRMLLEPLAAARAAQRRTEAHLKVLRGLVRLGQERSRRGQSEDLRSLGGWFHETLAQASGSRGLITMLTQLRHKIAWMYTVEHPAQPADSWAEHGAIVDAVARGDVERARALTAQHTERAMAAHHLRAPRKSGHVRTSQHPVNTAGLQH